One Gemmatimonadaceae bacterium DNA segment encodes these proteins:
- a CDS encoding U32 family peptidase, which translates to MPSPAHPIPELLAPAGSLDAVRAAVANGANAVYLGAERFNARDEGAQLTLDELGAACRLAHQHGVRVYLTFNVLVKPDELADALAYLGECIDRGIDAAIVQDIGIVRLIRRVYPDLEIHGSTQMTVHDASAALVLQRLGVERVVLARENTLDDIRAIRAAVPGLGLETFVHGALCISYSGQCYMSGMISERSANRGSCAQSCRKDYVLTDERTGLELDRGYLISARDLAAHDHLADIADAGVGCLKIEGRKKKPEYVATVTDGYRRFLTRLATGDRTPPDVRETEPLVQIYSRGNTGGMYGGRAGRNYITRSQPDNHGMVLGEVIDSTASEVTVEVTHALAVGDGVGFEPPAAGGTKAIGFALTAVRTVSERDGRTRQVLASRQRIPAGWTVVRSSHAALLVRARESFAALPATVQERRHRVDLRLFGSAGGPLKAIAACDGHEVSARSEVSLAPATKRALDDAVLREQLGRLGETPFALGAVDRGGLGTDLFLPVSALNRVRQDLVDQLLLQRDWAEQARLAERLATIAAGIIEPRHDTSAETARLVAEVHTVADAHTAAAAGATEVVFDPFLRHPAPSRSSLLALHDTLAGAGVTLRLRTPTIIRPADSRAAAKFFGLMLPVQTGHLGVLAEMAAEGRDVTGDYALNVFNQHTAAELFGLGARRLTLSVEQTVEEMLATSAPWSGTGFDAVIFGRPEGMTIEHCVLSAAFDRVVTTCRDLCVQKHPAISITDPAGYTFPVATDSACRNRLLHSRPIEAGEYLPRLWRGGVRQYRMLFNVPGDPVAEIVAGYRAMLDELAAGERAGTDRVRTLFGQAFTRGHFARAV; encoded by the coding sequence ATGCCCTCGCCCGCGCACCCCATCCCTGAACTGCTTGCCCCGGCGGGCTCCCTCGACGCCGTGCGCGCCGCGGTCGCCAACGGGGCCAACGCGGTCTACCTCGGGGCCGAACGCTTCAACGCACGGGACGAGGGTGCCCAGCTCACCCTCGACGAGCTCGGCGCGGCCTGCCGCCTGGCGCACCAGCACGGCGTGCGCGTCTACCTCACGTTCAACGTGCTGGTCAAGCCCGACGAACTCGCCGACGCGCTGGCCTACCTCGGCGAGTGCATCGACCGCGGCATCGACGCCGCCATCGTCCAGGACATCGGGATCGTGCGGCTCATCCGCCGCGTCTATCCGGACCTCGAGATCCACGGCTCCACCCAGATGACCGTGCACGACGCCTCCGCCGCGCTCGTGCTCCAGCGGCTCGGCGTCGAGCGCGTGGTCCTCGCCCGCGAGAACACCCTCGACGACATCCGTGCGATCCGCGCCGCCGTGCCGGGACTCGGGCTCGAGACCTTCGTGCACGGGGCGCTCTGCATCTCGTACAGCGGCCAGTGCTACATGTCGGGGATGATCTCCGAGCGCTCCGCGAACCGCGGCTCCTGCGCACAGAGCTGCCGCAAGGACTATGTGCTCACCGATGAGCGCACCGGGCTCGAACTCGACCGCGGATACCTCATCAGCGCGCGGGACCTCGCGGCGCACGATCACCTCGCCGACATCGCCGACGCCGGCGTGGGGTGCCTGAAGATCGAGGGACGCAAGAAGAAGCCCGAGTACGTCGCTACCGTCACCGACGGCTACCGCCGCTTCCTCACTCGCCTCGCCACCGGCGATCGCACGCCGCCGGATGTGCGCGAGACGGAACCACTGGTGCAGATCTACAGCCGCGGCAACACCGGCGGCATGTACGGCGGGCGCGCGGGGCGCAACTACATCACCCGCAGCCAGCCCGACAACCACGGCATGGTGCTCGGTGAGGTCATCGACAGCACCGCCTCCGAGGTCACGGTCGAGGTCACGCACGCCCTCGCGGTGGGCGACGGCGTCGGATTCGAGCCCCCCGCAGCGGGAGGCACGAAGGCGATCGGCTTTGCGCTCACCGCGGTGCGCACGGTGTCGGAGCGCGACGGGCGCACGCGGCAGGTGCTCGCGTCACGCCAGCGCATTCCCGCGGGATGGACGGTCGTGCGTTCCTCACACGCCGCGCTGCTCGTGCGCGCCAGGGAGAGCTTCGCGGCGTTGCCCGCCACGGTGCAGGAGCGACGCCACCGCGTCGACCTGCGGCTCTTCGGCAGTGCCGGGGGACCGCTCAAGGCGATCGCCGCCTGTGACGGCCATGAGGTGAGTGCGCGGAGCGAGGTATCACTCGCGCCGGCCACGAAGCGGGCGCTCGACGACGCCGTGCTCCGCGAACAGCTCGGGCGCCTCGGAGAGACGCCCTTCGCCCTCGGGGCCGTCGACCGGGGCGGGCTCGGGACCGACCTGTTCCTGCCGGTGAGTGCGCTCAATCGCGTGCGACAGGACCTGGTCGACCAGCTGCTCCTGCAGCGTGACTGGGCGGAGCAGGCGCGGCTCGCTGAGCGCCTGGCGACCATCGCGGCCGGTATCATCGAGCCGCGGCACGACACCAGTGCGGAAACGGCGCGGCTCGTGGCCGAGGTGCACACCGTCGCCGATGCACACACCGCCGCCGCCGCCGGTGCGACCGAGGTCGTGTTCGATCCATTCCTGCGGCACCCGGCACCGTCGCGCAGCAGCCTGCTCGCGCTCCATGACACCCTCGCCGGCGCCGGCGTGACGCTGCGCCTCCGCACGCCGACGATCATCCGGCCCGCCGACAGCCGCGCCGCCGCGAAGTTCTTCGGACTGATGCTGCCGGTGCAGACCGGCCACCTCGGCGTGCTCGCGGAGATGGCGGCCGAGGGGCGGGACGTGACCGGCGACTACGCCCTCAACGTCTTCAACCAGCACACGGCAGCGGAACTCTTCGGACTCGGCGCACGCCGTCTCACGCTGTCGGTGGAGCAGACCGTCGAGGAGATGCTGGCGACCAGCGCGCCATGGAGCGGCACCGGGTTCGATGCCGTGATCTTCGGGCGGCCCGAGGGCATGACCATCGAGCACTGCGTGCTCTCCGCCGCCTTCGATCGCGTCGTCACGACCTGCCGCGACCTCTGCGTGCAGAAGCACCCGGCCATCTCGATCACCGACCCGGCCGGCTACACCTTCCCGGTGGCCACCGACAGTGCCTGTCGCAACCGCCTGCTCCACTCGCGCCCGATCGAGGCCGGGGAATACCTGCCGCGGCTCTGGCGCGGTGGCGTGCGCCAGTACCGCATGCTCTTCAACGTGCCCGGTGATCCGGTGGCGGAGATCGTTGCCGGCTACCGCGCGATGCTCGACGAACTCGCCGCCGGCGAGCGTGCCGGCACCGATCGCGTGCGCACCCTGTTCGGCCAGGCCTTCACGCGTGGGCACTTCGCCCGCGCCGTCTGA
- a CDS encoding enoyl-CoA hydratase/isomerase family protein produces MSAPTPLASPTQFTRIRAVHADGLGVITLARPEKRNALDRQTAVELVRALHELEASDDVRVVILEGDGDDFCAGADLAAIEATLDAGVDAHIDDARALGRVFTTMRAMSKPTVAIVRGRALAGGAGLATACDIVLAEETAQFGYPEVRIGFVPAMVMTILRRAVGEKRAAELVLTGRIISAPEAAQIGLVSRSIPTATFPAEVARALDTLVKAPRTALSLTKQLLYRLDDLDFQEGIGIGISTNVESRATDDFRTGVRRFLDRTRSS; encoded by the coding sequence ATGAGCGCACCGACCCCACTCGCCAGCCCCACGCAGTTCACCCGCATCCGCGCCGTGCACGCCGACGGCCTCGGCGTGATCACGCTGGCGCGCCCGGAGAAGCGGAACGCCCTCGACCGCCAGACCGCCGTGGAGCTCGTCCGCGCCCTGCACGAACTCGAGGCGTCCGACGACGTGCGCGTCGTGATCCTCGAGGGTGACGGCGATGACTTCTGCGCCGGCGCCGACCTCGCCGCCATCGAGGCCACGCTCGACGCCGGCGTCGATGCCCACATCGACGACGCACGCGCGCTCGGCCGCGTCTTCACCACGATGCGGGCGATGTCGAAGCCGACGGTGGCCATCGTGCGCGGCCGCGCGCTCGCCGGTGGTGCGGGCCTCGCCACCGCCTGCGACATCGTGCTCGCCGAGGAGACCGCACAGTTCGGCTACCCCGAGGTGCGGATCGGCTTCGTCCCCGCGATGGTCATGACCATCCTGCGCCGTGCGGTGGGTGAGAAGCGCGCCGCCGAGCTGGTGCTCACCGGGCGCATCATCAGTGCACCCGAGGCCGCACAGATCGGGCTCGTCAGCCGCAGCATCCCGACCGCGACCTTCCCGGCCGAGGTGGCCCGCGCGCTCGACACCCTCGTGAAGGCGCCGCGCACCGCGCTCAGCCTCACCAAGCAGTTGCTCTACCGCCTCGACGACCTCGATTTCCAGGAGGGCATCGGCATCGGCATCAGCACCAACGTCGAGTCCCGCGCCACCGACGACTTCCGCACCGGTGTCCGGCGCTTCCTGGACCGCACCCGGTCCTCCTGA
- a CDS encoding DUF1446 domain-containing protein produces MTRTIRVASGQGFWGDSLDAPRQQVDGGPIDYLMLDYLAEVTMSILQKQKERDPAMGYARDFIGAIESVLPGITGRGVKVIANAGGVNPADCARALVAAIAKAGHAGEVKIGVVTGDDLLPRLDELLAAGHELKNMDTGAPLSTVRQRVLSANAYIGSTPIVEALQRGAQVVVTGRSTDTALTMAPLRHEFGWAADAWNQLAAGIVAGHILECGAQSSGGNCLHDWRNIPDLANVGYPIAEVQADGTFVITKHPGTGGRVSVPSVSEQLVYEMGDPHAYITPDVVADFTSIRVAADGENRVKVHGITGGPATPFLKVSIAYRAGFKAVGSLVYSWPDAMEKAELANRILRERLDRLGLKFDTILSEFVGANATHGHLAGDGRDAPEVQYRIGVRGEDRASVERFTREIAPLVLNGPPSVTGFAGGRPKVEEVIAYWPALIDKRVVTTHVEVVS; encoded by the coding sequence ATGACACGGACGATCCGCGTGGCCAGCGGGCAGGGGTTCTGGGGCGATTCGCTCGACGCGCCGCGCCAGCAGGTGGACGGCGGCCCGATCGACTACCTCATGCTCGACTATCTCGCCGAAGTCACCATGTCCATCCTGCAGAAGCAGAAGGAACGTGACCCGGCAATGGGCTATGCGCGCGACTTCATCGGGGCGATCGAGAGCGTGCTGCCGGGGATCACCGGGCGCGGCGTGAAGGTGATCGCCAACGCCGGTGGCGTGAACCCGGCCGACTGCGCGCGCGCGCTGGTGGCGGCGATCGCGAAGGCGGGCCACGCCGGCGAGGTGAAGATCGGTGTCGTCACCGGCGACGACCTGCTGCCACGCCTCGACGAGCTGCTCGCGGCCGGGCACGAGCTGAAGAACATGGACACCGGCGCGCCGCTCTCCACGGTGCGCCAGCGGGTGCTCTCCGCCAACGCCTATATCGGCTCCACGCCGATCGTCGAGGCGCTGCAGCGGGGCGCGCAGGTCGTCGTGACCGGACGCAGCACCGACACGGCGCTCACCATGGCGCCGCTCCGCCACGAGTTCGGCTGGGCCGCTGATGCGTGGAACCAGCTCGCGGCCGGCATCGTCGCCGGCCACATCCTCGAGTGCGGCGCGCAGTCCTCGGGCGGCAACTGCCTCCATGACTGGCGCAACATCCCCGACCTCGCGAACGTCGGCTACCCGATCGCCGAGGTGCAGGCCGACGGCACCTTCGTGATCACCAAGCACCCCGGCACCGGCGGCCGCGTCAGCGTGCCGAGCGTGAGTGAGCAGCTGGTCTACGAGATGGGCGATCCGCACGCCTACATCACGCCCGACGTCGTGGCCGACTTCACCTCGATCCGTGTCGCCGCCGACGGGGAGAACCGCGTGAAGGTGCATGGCATCACCGGCGGACCGGCCACGCCGTTCCTGAAGGTGTCCATCGCCTACCGCGCCGGCTTCAAGGCGGTCGGGTCCCTGGTCTATTCCTGGCCCGACGCCATGGAGAAGGCGGAACTCGCGAATCGCATCCTGCGCGAGCGTCTCGACCGCCTTGGCCTGAAGTTCGACACGATCCTCTCGGAGTTCGTCGGTGCCAACGCCACGCATGGCCATCTCGCCGGCGACGGCCGCGACGCCCCCGAGGTGCAGTACCGCATCGGCGTGCGCGGTGAGGATCGCGCCAGCGTCGAGCGCTTCACCCGCGAGATCGCCCCGCTGGTGCTGAACGGCCCACCGAGCGTCACCGGGTTCGCCGGCGGGCGGCCGAAGGTCGAGGAAGTCATCGCCTACTGGCCGGCCCTCATCGACAAGCGCGTCGTCACGACGCACGTGGAGGTGGTGTCATGA